The following coding sequences are from one Epilithonimonas vandammei window:
- a CDS encoding T9SS-dependent choice-of-anchor J family protein, translating to MRNFYRKIAILVIVLWTKLIFAQSYTQNFDDITTLAGDGWVIQNNSTPVGSLGWFQGTATTATPTPGPFNSYNGATNSYIAANFNSTGNTGTISNWLITPNRTLRNGDVFTFYTRKSSPDVYVDRLEVRLSTNGASTNVGAGATAVGDFTTLLLSINPTLVANIYPQVWTQYTITVSGLPAPTSGRIAFRYFVTGAGALGTNSDYIGIDNVVYTPYVCPAFTMTTEGALTGGVTGVAYSTTLSQTGALGSPNFAIMGGSLPPGLSLSSAGTISGTPTATGTFIFMARVNDASGCSASQIYSITVQCPTNPITMADFPILCSNGSVYTLIGAFPTGGTYSGTGVSGGKFDPAAGTQIITYNYTDPYGCTHFSSKIITVNPELNITTQPLASTICAGSNTTFTAVASNATGYQWQVNTGSGFTNITNSPIYSGATTSSLTVTGATANMTGYVYRAVISGSPGCSPKNSNSAALTVSSVSGSITKTDISCNGGSNGSIFLTPSGGVLPYTFEWNDGVKTQNRTGLAPGVYTVTIKDVNGCTGVTSVTIAEPTALVATAGTITNVACNGSATGSATVNVTGGTGSYTYAWNTTPVQTGMTATGLAAGTYTVTVKDANSCSVTYAFTITEAQAVTAPTGASTQTFDAGDTLSVLVVNGQNIKWYSTAADANNHVNALPISTIIVNNTTYYATQTIGGCESKASLPVRARSEVLNVSDLNGKDKIQIYPNPVKESMYFNGDVKISKVVIMSIDGKRVFEKSLNGERKLNIHTLIQGVYLIKIFTDNGVQTIKFIKN from the coding sequence ATGAGAAATTTTTACAGAAAAATTGCCATTCTCGTAATTGTGCTTTGGACAAAATTAATTTTTGCACAAAGCTATACGCAGAATTTTGATGACATTACTACACTTGCTGGCGACGGTTGGGTGATACAAAACAACAGTACACCAGTAGGTTCACTCGGTTGGTTTCAAGGTACTGCTACGACTGCAACACCAACTCCAGGACCTTTTAACTCCTATAATGGAGCAACTAATTCCTACATCGCAGCTAATTTTAACAGTACAGGAAATACAGGAACCATTTCCAACTGGTTAATAACGCCCAATAGAACCTTGAGAAATGGCGATGTTTTTACATTTTATACACGTAAATCCTCTCCAGATGTGTACGTGGATCGTCTGGAGGTTAGATTAAGTACAAACGGAGCGAGTACAAATGTCGGAGCTGGCGCAACTGCTGTAGGAGACTTTACTACATTATTACTTAGTATCAATCCTACTTTGGTTGCAAACATTTATCCACAAGTTTGGACGCAGTATACTATTACCGTTTCTGGTTTGCCTGCACCCACATCAGGTCGTATTGCTTTTCGATATTTTGTAACAGGTGCTGGTGCTTTAGGAACTAATTCAGATTATATAGGCATTGATAATGTAGTCTATACGCCTTATGTGTGTCCTGCTTTTACAATGACAACAGAAGGAGCTCTAACAGGAGGAGTTACGGGAGTTGCTTATAGTACTACGCTTTCCCAAACAGGAGCTTTGGGATCACCAAATTTTGCTATTATGGGGGGATCACTTCCTCCGGGATTATCATTATCTTCCGCGGGAACTATTTCAGGAACGCCTACTGCTACTGGAACATTTATTTTTATGGCAAGAGTTAATGATGCCAGTGGATGCTCAGCTTCTCAGATTTATTCTATTACTGTACAATGTCCGACAAACCCGATTACCATGGCTGATTTTCCAATACTTTGTAGCAATGGTAGTGTATATACTTTAATAGGAGCTTTTCCTACAGGCGGAACTTATAGCGGAACAGGCGTGAGTGGAGGTAAATTTGATCCAGCAGCGGGTACGCAAATTATTACTTATAATTATACAGATCCTTATGGCTGTACGCATTTCAGTAGTAAAATTATAACAGTTAATCCTGAACTAAATATTACGACTCAGCCGCTTGCAAGTACAATCTGCGCAGGTTCTAATACAACATTTACAGCAGTCGCAAGCAATGCTACAGGCTATCAGTGGCAGGTTAATACAGGTTCAGGCTTTACAAATATCACAAACTCTCCAATATATTCCGGAGCAACGACATCAAGCTTAACTGTAACAGGAGCAACTGCCAATATGACCGGTTATGTTTATCGTGCAGTAATCTCAGGTTCTCCGGGATGCAGTCCTAAAAATTCAAATAGTGCAGCTCTGACTGTATCATCGGTAAGCGGGTCAATAACTAAAACCGATATTAGTTGTAACGGAGGTTCTAATGGATCGATATTTCTGACACCTTCTGGAGGCGTTTTGCCATATACTTTTGAATGGAATGACGGTGTGAAAACCCAAAATAGAACAGGTCTTGCCCCAGGAGTTTATACAGTAACTATAAAAGATGTTAATGGTTGTACTGGTGTTACTTCTGTGACTATAGCCGAGCCAACAGCATTAGTAGCCACAGCAGGAACAATTACCAATGTTGCTTGTAATGGTAGCGCAACAGGTTCAGCTACAGTTAATGTTACTGGTGGAACAGGTAGTTATACCTATGCTTGGAATACAACTCCTGTACAAACAGGAATGACAGCAACAGGATTGGCTGCTGGAACTTATACAGTAACTGTTAAAGATGCAAATAGTTGTAGTGTTACATATGCGTTTACAATTACAGAAGCACAGGCGGTAACAGCACCAACAGGAGCTTCGACACAAACCTTTGATGCTGGAGATACTTTAAGCGTTCTTGTTGTAAATGGTCAAAATATCAAGTGGTATTCTACAGCAGCCGATGCTAATAATCATGTCAATGCTTTGCCAATCAGTACAATAATCGTAAATAATACCACTTATTATGCTACGCAGACCATTGGTGGTTGTGAGTCAAAGGCATCTTTGCCGGTAAGGGCTCGGTCTGAGGTTTTGAATGTTAGTGATTTAAATGGAAAAGACAAAATCCAAATTTATCCAAATCCTGTTAAAGAATCAATGTATTTCAATGGTGATGTGAAAATAAGTAAGGTTGTAATTATGTCCATTGATGGTAAGAGAGTTTTTGAAAAATCTTTGAATGGAGAAAGAAAACTGAATATTCATACCCTAATACAAGGCGTTTACCTCATTAAGATCTTTACAGATAATGGTGTGCAGACCATTAAGTTTATTAAAAATTAA
- a CDS encoding bifunctional transcriptional activator/DNA repair enzyme AdaA: MNNLSNDIMYQASFEKNPEFEGVFWMGVKTTGIFCRPTCTARKPKPENVEFFDNTKDAIKKGYRPCKVCKPLENPDETPAEIQKLMDELSADPSLKFKDYDLVKRGLEPANVRRWFLKHHGMTFHAFQRMFKINSAFKKLQQGDTIMDVALDNGYESLSGFNDSFKNVFGVSPKNSKMEKIVDLKRIETPLGTMIACANENGICMLEFSDRKALPTELKDISEHFDANIVQGENPHFKTLEKELQDYFDGKRLDFTVPLSPVGTDFQKKVWENLRTIPYGTTRSYQQQADILGNPKAVRAVANANGLNKISIIIPCHRVIGSNGTLTGYGGGIWRKQKLLELEKAILF; encoded by the coding sequence ATGAATAATTTGAGCAATGATATAATGTACCAAGCATCGTTTGAAAAGAATCCCGAATTCGAAGGTGTCTTTTGGATGGGTGTGAAAACGACGGGGATCTTTTGTCGTCCAACTTGTACAGCCAGAAAACCGAAACCTGAAAATGTAGAATTTTTTGATAATACAAAAGATGCGATAAAGAAAGGTTATCGCCCGTGCAAAGTTTGTAAACCATTGGAAAATCCAGATGAAACACCTGCAGAAATTCAAAAATTGATGGATGAATTATCTGCTGACCCAAGTCTGAAATTCAAAGATTATGATTTGGTGAAGCGAGGGCTTGAACCTGCTAATGTAAGACGTTGGTTTTTGAAACATCACGGGATGACTTTTCACGCATTTCAGAGGATGTTTAAGATTAATTCTGCTTTTAAAAAATTGCAACAGGGCGATACTATTATGGATGTGGCTTTGGATAATGGATACGAAAGTTTGAGTGGTTTCAATGACAGTTTCAAAAATGTATTTGGTGTGTCACCTAAAAACTCGAAAATGGAAAAGATTGTTGACCTCAAAAGAATTGAAACTCCACTTGGAACTATGATTGCCTGCGCTAACGAAAACGGAATCTGTATGCTGGAATTCTCCGACAGAAAAGCACTTCCAACGGAACTTAAAGATATTTCAGAGCATTTCGATGCGAATATTGTTCAAGGAGAAAATCCTCATTTCAAAACTCTCGAAAAGGAATTGCAAGATTATTTTGATGGAAAAAGACTTGATTTTACCGTTCCATTATCACCCGTTGGAACAGATTTTCAGAAAAAAGTGTGGGAAAACCTCAGAACCATTCCTTACGGAACTACGAGAAGTTACCAACAGCAAGCCGATATTCTTGGAAATCCAAAAGCGGTGAGAGCAGTTGCTAATGCGAATGGACTTAATAAAATATCAATCATTATTCCTTGTCATAGAGTGATTGGAAGCAATGGAACTTTGACAGGCTATGGAGGCGGAATCTGGCGAAAACAAAAATTGCTTGAATTGGAGAAAGCGATTTTGTTTTAA
- a CDS encoding GNAT family N-acetyltransferase — MNVQATLENENVKLVPLNPNDFEELFSVASDPKIWEQHPNKDRYQREVFEKFFQGAIESKGAFKIMDKSSNEVAGSTRFYDYNPKENSIFIGYTFYATKFWGSKLNPQVKKLMLDYIFQFVDKVNFHVGKDNIRSQKAMEKLGAKKVDEVNVAYVGESEKLNVVFEIDKP; from the coding sequence ATGAATGTCCAAGCCACTTTAGAAAACGAAAATGTCAAACTCGTCCCTTTGAATCCGAATGATTTTGAGGAATTGTTTTCCGTTGCATCTGATCCGAAAATTTGGGAACAACATCCTAACAAAGACCGTTACCAAAGAGAAGTGTTTGAGAAGTTCTTCCAAGGAGCGATTGAAAGTAAAGGTGCGTTTAAAATCATGGATAAAAGTTCTAATGAAGTTGCTGGAAGTACAAGATTCTATGATTATAATCCCAAAGAGAATTCCATTTTTATAGGATATACATTCTATGCTACGAAGTTTTGGGGTTCAAAGCTAAATCCACAGGTCAAAAAGCTAATGTTAGATTACATCTTTCAATTCGTAGATAAGGTTAATTTTCACGTTGGGAAAGATAATATCCGTTCCCAAAAAGCAATGGAAAAATTAGGCGCTAAGAAAGTGGATGAGGTCAATGTTGCTTACGTCGGAGAATCAGAAAAATTAAATGTTGTTTTTGAAATCGATAAACCATAA
- a CDS encoding DUF3037 domain-containing protein codes for MQEQKLYEYAVIRLVPTPEREEFFNVGLIMFSKKEKFIRVKTHLCEEKFRMMACKTEYEDVRKHLLSFENIAKGEKSAGAIAQMDIPERFRWLTAVKSSIIQTSRPHPGASNDLSKTFDRLFDELVM; via the coding sequence ATGCAAGAGCAAAAGTTATATGAATATGCGGTAATCCGCTTGGTCCCGACGCCTGAGCGCGAAGAGTTCTTCAACGTAGGATTAATCATGTTTTCCAAGAAAGAAAAATTTATCCGTGTGAAAACACATCTTTGTGAAGAAAAATTCCGAATGATGGCTTGCAAAACCGAATATGAAGACGTGCGAAAACATCTTTTGTCTTTCGAAAATATTGCAAAAGGGGAAAAATCTGCGGGTGCTATTGCCCAAATGGATATCCCAGAACGTTTCCGGTGGCTCACTGCTGTAAAAAGTTCTATCATTCAAACATCCAGACCACATCCTGGAGCAAGCAACGATTTGAGCAAAACGTTTGACAGATTATTTGATGAGCTAGTGATGTGA
- a CDS encoding cupin domain-containing protein: MKKYRVQTRPFVVPTTDGKLIEEHWGNSTRNSEISIAHMVAPPNWSEPHQTPEFDEFTLIISGKKHFEIDGDSVILEKGQSILIEKGARVRYSNPFRQPCEYIAICLPAFSMDLVHRESF; encoded by the coding sequence ATGAAAAAGTACAGAGTCCAAACCAGACCATTTGTAGTTCCAACCACCGATGGAAAACTGATAGAAGAACATTGGGGAAATTCTACCAGAAACTCAGAAATATCTATCGCGCATATGGTTGCGCCACCCAACTGGAGCGAGCCGCATCAGACGCCTGAGTTTGACGAATTTACATTAATCATTTCCGGAAAAAAACATTTCGAGATAGACGGTGATTCTGTTATTTTAGAAAAAGGTCAAAGTATTCTCATCGAAAAAGGCGCAAGAGTGCGATATTCCAATCCTTTTAGACAACCCTGTGAGTATATTGCGATTTGTCTGCCTGCTTTTTCAATGGATTTGGTGCACAGAGAATCATTTTAA
- a CDS encoding type II toxin-antitoxin system RelE/ParE family toxin codes for MAFKVIISDEAKLDLENSYLYYRENASKKVADNFIKDFRKSIKIISDNPYFKIWFEKFRAKPLGKYPFLIFFSVDKKENIILIARVFHTSQNPEKYP; via the coding sequence ATGGCATTTAAAGTCATTATTTCTGATGAGGCAAAATTAGACTTAGAAAATTCATATTTATATTATCGGGAAAACGCAAGCAAAAAAGTTGCAGATAATTTTATTAAGGACTTTAGAAAATCAATAAAAATAATTTCTGACAATCCTTATTTTAAAATTTGGTTTGAAAAATTCCGAGCTAAACCATTAGGAAAATATCCGTTTTTAATATTTTTCTCTGTTGACAAAAAAGAAAATATTATTTTGATTGCAAGAGTTTTTCACACTTCTCAAAATCCTGAAAAATATCCATAA
- the carB gene encoding carbamoyl-phosphate synthase large subunit — protein MKRTDIQTILVIGSGPIIIGQAAEFDYSGTQACLSLKEEGYKVILINSNPATIMTDVEIADKVYIEPISLEFVSRIIRKERPDALLPTLGGQTGLNMAVELQKSGILEECKVEVLGTKLSAINQAEDRDLFRELMRELNEPVPESDIVTTVEGALDFADNLGYPVIVRPAFTMGGTGGGIASNETELREIAELGLKHSPVTQCLIERSIAGFKEIEYEVMRDSNDNAIVVCNMENIDPVGVHTGDSIVVAPSQTLSDREYQLLRNASLKIIRALGIEGGCNVQLALDPHSFNYYIIEVNPRVSRSSALASKATGYPIAKIAAKIAVGLTLDEIKNPVTGTSYACFEPALDYVVTKFPRFPFDKFETADRRLSTQMKATGEVMAIGRNFEESLQKAIRSLETGIRHLGLKKKQADLLFAEETEGSTNEMSQIERRIRVCDDERLFIIGDALRRGYDWEQIVEWSKIDKFFIWKIKKLIDFETTIKENKFNKDILIEAKKLGFADLNIAHLWETTQKEVFQFRKDNGIMPVYKMVDTCAAEFESETPYFYGTYEEENESVVSEKEKIIVLGSGPIRIGQGVEFDYATVHSVWAIQQMGYEAIIINSNPETVSTDFSISDKLYFEPLAEEDVMNIIELEKPKGVVVQFGGQTAINLADKLAAYGVQILGTSLEDLDRAENRDKFEKALQDLGIPQPLGKTSTSKEEAIVIANEIGYPVLVRPSYVLGGRAMEIVYNEKELAHYMENAVDASPEHPVLIDRYLTGKEVEVDAISDGETVVIPGIMEHIERAGVHSGDSIAVYPPQTLTETQIKTLEDYTQRLAKGLNVIGLMNIQYVISGGEVFVIEVNPRSSRTVPFLSKITDVPMANLATKAILGTKLKDLGYQSGLVPNKEGIFVKVPVFSFSKLTKVDIQLGPEMKSTGEVMGKDSTFEKALYKGLIGAGRKVPTHGSILFTVSDSDKEEASLLAKRFQEAGFRIWATEGTAKYFEEKGIHTKIGYKIGEEDVNLIDLIQKGKVQYVVNTTTKGKQAERDGFQIRRMSVENGVPCLTSMDTVEAILKVIESMSFKMETM, from the coding sequence ATGAAAAGAACAGATATACAAACAATTTTAGTAATCGGCTCAGGTCCAATCATTATTGGTCAGGCGGCGGAATTTGATTATTCGGGGACACAGGCTTGCCTTTCGCTTAAGGAAGAAGGCTACAAAGTGATTTTGATTAATTCCAATCCAGCAACCATAATGACGGATGTGGAGATTGCCGACAAAGTTTATATTGAACCGATTTCTTTGGAATTCGTTTCCAGAATCATCAGAAAAGAACGTCCAGATGCACTTCTTCCAACTTTGGGAGGACAAACCGGACTGAATATGGCGGTTGAATTACAGAAATCCGGAATTCTTGAAGAATGTAAAGTGGAAGTTTTAGGAACAAAACTTTCAGCGATTAATCAGGCTGAAGACAGAGACCTTTTCCGAGAATTGATGCGTGAACTGAACGAACCAGTTCCAGAATCTGACATTGTAACGACTGTTGAAGGTGCTTTGGATTTTGCTGATAATTTAGGTTATCCGGTAATTGTTCGTCCTGCATTTACAATGGGAGGAACCGGTGGCGGAATTGCTTCCAACGAAACTGAACTTCGTGAAATCGCTGAATTGGGATTGAAACATTCACCAGTAACACAATGTTTGATTGAAAGGTCAATCGCTGGTTTCAAAGAAATTGAATACGAGGTAATGCGAGATTCCAACGACAACGCTATCGTTGTTTGTAATATGGAAAACATCGACCCGGTTGGTGTTCACACAGGAGATTCGATTGTAGTGGCGCCTTCGCAGACATTGTCTGACAGAGAATATCAGTTACTGAGAAATGCTTCTTTGAAGATTATTAGAGCTTTAGGAATCGAAGGTGGATGTAATGTTCAGTTGGCATTAGACCCGCATTCATTCAATTATTATATCATCGAGGTTAATCCTAGAGTGTCGCGTTCATCGGCTTTGGCAAGTAAAGCAACGGGTTATCCAATTGCAAAAATCGCGGCAAAAATCGCAGTTGGATTAACATTGGACGAAATCAAAAATCCGGTTACAGGAACTTCTTACGCTTGTTTCGAACCTGCTTTGGATTATGTGGTGACTAAGTTCCCAAGATTCCCTTTCGATAAATTTGAAACGGCAGACAGAAGATTGTCAACGCAGATGAAAGCAACAGGAGAAGTAATGGCAATCGGAAGAAACTTCGAAGAGTCTTTGCAAAAAGCCATCCGTTCTTTGGAAACTGGGATTCGTCATTTAGGATTAAAGAAAAAACAAGCCGACCTTTTATTTGCTGAAGAAACCGAAGGTTCGACGAATGAAATGAGTCAAATCGAAAGAAGAATCCGGGTTTGTGATGACGAAAGATTATTCATTATCGGAGATGCTTTACGAAGAGGTTACGATTGGGAACAGATTGTGGAATGGAGCAAAATTGATAAGTTCTTCATCTGGAAAATCAAAAAACTGATTGATTTCGAAACGACAATCAAGGAAAATAAATTCAACAAAGACATTCTTATCGAAGCTAAGAAATTAGGTTTCGCAGATTTGAATATCGCACATCTTTGGGAAACGACTCAGAAAGAAGTGTTCCAGTTCCGAAAAGACAACGGAATAATGCCGGTTTACAAAATGGTGGATACTTGTGCCGCCGAATTCGAATCGGAAACGCCTTATTTCTATGGAACTTACGAAGAAGAAAATGAAAGCGTAGTTTCTGAAAAAGAAAAAATCATCGTTTTGGGTTCTGGACCTATCAGAATCGGTCAAGGTGTTGAGTTCGATTATGCTACGGTACATTCGGTTTGGGCGATTCAGCAGATGGGTTACGAGGCAATTATCATCAATTCGAATCCTGAAACAGTTTCTACAGACTTTTCGATTTCGGATAAATTATATTTCGAACCTTTGGCAGAAGAAGACGTGATGAACATCATCGAACTTGAAAAACCAAAAGGCGTTGTAGTTCAATTCGGAGGACAAACAGCGATTAATTTAGCCGATAAATTAGCCGCTTACGGTGTTCAGATTTTGGGAACTTCTCTTGAAGATTTGGATAGAGCTGAGAACAGAGATAAATTTGAAAAAGCACTTCAAGATTTAGGGATTCCACAACCGCTTGGGAAAACTTCGACTTCAAAAGAAGAAGCGATTGTAATTGCCAACGAAATTGGTTACCCGGTTTTGGTTCGTCCAAGTTATGTTTTGGGAGGTCGTGCGATGGAAATCGTTTATAACGAGAAAGAACTCGCTCATTATATGGAAAATGCGGTGGATGCAAGTCCGGAACATCCGGTTCTGATTGACCGTTACTTGACAGGAAAAGAAGTGGAGGTGGATGCGATTTCTGACGGAGAAACGGTTGTGATTCCGGGAATTATGGAACACATCGAAAGAGCTGGTGTTCATTCCGGAGATTCGATTGCAGTTTATCCGCCTCAGACTTTGACGGAGACTCAAATCAAAACATTAGAAGATTATACTCAGAGATTAGCAAAAGGATTGAATGTCATTGGATTAATGAATATTCAATACGTAATTTCGGGAGGAGAAGTTTTTGTAATCGAAGTGAATCCGCGTTCGTCCAGAACAGTTCCTTTCTTATCGAAAATCACTGATGTTCCAATGGCGAATCTGGCAACAAAAGCGATTCTTGGAACAAAACTAAAAGACCTTGGTTACCAATCAGGTTTGGTTCCGAATAAAGAAGGAATCTTCGTAAAAGTTCCGGTTTTCTCTTTCAGTAAATTGACGAAAGTTGATATCCAATTAGGACCTGAAATGAAATCAACAGGAGAAGTAATGGGGAAAGATTCTACCTTCGAAAAAGCTTTGTATAAAGGATTAATTGGAGCTGGAAGAAAAGTTCCAACGCACGGTTCTATCTTGTTTACGGTATCAGATTCAGATAAGGAAGAAGCTTCTTTGTTGGCAAAAAGATTTCAAGAAGCCGGTTTCAGAATCTGGGCAACAGAAGGAACGGCGAAATACTTTGAGGAGAAAGGAATCCATACGAAAATCGGTTATAAAATTGGAGAAGAAGATGTCAACTTAATTGATTTGATTCAGAAAGGAAAAGTACAATACGTTGTAAACACAACTACGAAAGGAAAACAAGCCGAAAGAGACGGTTTCCAAATCCGAAGAATGTCAGTAGAAAACGGTGTTCCTTGTCTGACATCAATGGATACAGTTGAAGCCATTCTGAAAGTGATTGAAAGTATGAGTTTCAAGATGGAGACGATGTAG
- a CDS encoding ABC transporter ATP-binding protein — MTKHQQRVKAVFHFFDNKDTVLGFRKLLDCAMDTQDMTIYKTAIELTDWKEKNPEKSDELIEKCKVFLGEIEKIEVKEYPTDIAVLTAINIQKSYGTNRFSLGPVSLEIKKGQVYGLVGENGNGKTTLLRILAKEISHNQGELNYKFDETPKDEFELRTKLVYIPQRTEKWYGSLKDNLKFVLASYGVKPEENETRTLMMIARLGLWNYKHLKWNELSSGYKMRFELARTLLRKPEILLLDEPLANLDVLAQQVILEDLKAISNSVNNPIALILSSQQLYEVEKISDKVIFLKNGKYQDNEIKPEAENQNLIVEIDTDNSREELLQVLQPFKLEKLNFNGGIFVAYFSPETEFSSVLSTLGNSKIHVTYIRNISSSTRRFFVE, encoded by the coding sequence ATGACGAAACATCAACAGAGAGTGAAAGCCGTTTTTCACTTTTTTGATAATAAAGATACAGTTCTAGGTTTCCGAAAATTGCTGGATTGTGCGATGGATACTCAGGATATGACTATCTATAAAACAGCTATCGAATTGACGGATTGGAAAGAGAAAAATCCTGAAAAATCCGATGAGCTCATTGAAAAATGCAAGGTTTTTCTTGGTGAAATAGAGAAAATAGAAGTCAAGGAATATCCCACGGATATCGCAGTTCTAACAGCAATAAATATCCAAAAATCTTATGGAACCAATCGTTTTTCGCTCGGCCCGGTTTCTTTGGAAATCAAAAAGGGACAAGTTTACGGTTTGGTGGGCGAAAATGGAAATGGGAAAACGACGTTGTTGAGGATTTTAGCTAAAGAAATTTCGCATAATCAAGGTGAGCTGAATTACAAATTTGATGAGACGCCCAAAGATGAATTTGAGTTGCGAACCAAGTTGGTTTATATTCCTCAAAGAACCGAAAAATGGTACGGAAGTCTGAAGGATAATCTGAAATTTGTCTTGGCAAGTTATGGCGTAAAACCTGAAGAAAACGAAACCAGAACGCTGATGATGATTGCCCGTCTTGGACTTTGGAATTACAAACATCTGAAATGGAACGAACTTTCTTCCGGTTACAAAATGCGTTTTGAACTGGCGAGAACACTTCTTAGAAAACCTGAAATTCTTTTGCTAGATGAACCTTTGGCGAATTTGGATGTACTCGCTCAGCAAGTGATTTTGGAAGATTTGAAAGCGATTTCCAATTCAGTGAATAATCCGATTGCATTGATTCTGAGTTCACAACAATTGTACGAAGTAGAGAAAATATCGGATAAAGTGATTTTTCTAAAAAATGGAAAATATCAAGACAACGAAATCAAACCTGAAGCCGAAAATCAAAATCTGATTGTAGAAATTGATACCGACAATTCCAGAGAAGAATTATTGCAGGTTTTACAGCCATTCAAACTCGAAAAGTTGAATTTCAATGGTGGAATTTTCGTAGCTTATTTCAGTCCAGAAACTGAGTTTTCTTCTGTTTTATCAACACTTGGAAATTCGAAAATACATGTGACCTACATTCGTAATATTTCATCTTCTACACGTCGTTTCTTCGTGGAATAA
- a CDS encoding HipA family kinase has protein sequence MDLSLRTVSVTRYILPLREGGSLPALAEADDDFKYVLKFRGAGHGVKALISELIGGKVSQILGFRIPELVFANLSDDFGRSEADEEIQDLLKNSCGLNLALHYLSGAITYDPGAVKIDPKLSSEIVWLDAFLTNIDRTFRNTNMLMWHQELWLIDNGASLYFHHNWDNWEKNALSPFVMIKDHVLLPQASELDEVNERFKAILTDDVLREIVELIPEDWLHWNDTDLTPTEIKDVYFQFLILRRDNSDNFLNEAKNARAKVI, from the coding sequence TTGGATCTATCATTGAGAACCGTGTCGGTTACCAGATATATTTTGCCGTTGCGAGAAGGCGGTTCTTTGCCGGCGCTTGCAGAAGCTGACGATGACTTCAAATATGTGCTGAAGTTCCGAGGCGCTGGACATGGCGTGAAAGCATTAATTTCCGAATTGATTGGAGGCAAGGTTTCTCAAATTTTAGGATTTCGTATTCCGGAGTTGGTGTTTGCTAATCTTTCGGACGATTTTGGGAGAAGTGAAGCCGATGAAGAAATCCAGGATTTATTAAAAAACAGCTGTGGGCTGAATCTCGCTCTACATTATCTTTCTGGTGCCATTACTTATGACCCCGGTGCGGTAAAAATCGATCCTAAATTATCTTCTGAGATTGTCTGGCTGGATGCGTTCCTTACTAATATCGATCGTACTTTCCGCAATACCAATATGCTGATGTGGCATCAGGAACTTTGGCTCATCGACAACGGCGCTTCTTTATACTTCCATCATAATTGGGACAACTGGGAGAAAAACGCTTTAAGTCCTTTTGTGATGATAAAAGATCACGTTCTACTGCCACAAGCTTCGGAGTTGGATGAAGTGAATGAACGATTCAAAGCGATATTGACAGACGATGTTTTGAGGGAGATTGTAGAACTGATTCCTGAAGATTGGTTGCATTGGAACGATACAGATTTAACTCCAACTGAAATCAAGGATGTGTATTTCCAATTTCTAATTCTGAGACGTGACAATTCTGATAACTTTTTAAATGAAGCCAAGAATGCAAGAGCAAAAGTTATATGA